The genomic region TTGCTGAGCGAAACCAATATCGAATATGTAGATCTTTACAGCAAAAAAGATACAGGATTTATCAAAGAGGCCTCGGGCGCGACTATCGGCATTGACGCTCGTCCTGTCAATTCGCATTTTATTGCTTTCAAAGTTACCTTGCAGCCTTATGAAACATCTACCCGTTATCTTCATATACAGTCTCTTCTCCCCAGTTTCGCAGAAATTTGGCTACTAACCGACCAAGACTTTGACAAATATGAAAAACAAGCTTTATTGATTTATGTTGTTTATTTTGGAATTTTGCTCACTACCTTGATCTATTCTTTGATTATAACCGTTGTGCTCAAAGAGAAAATCTTATTGGTAAACACTCTGTATCTATTTTTTAGTTTGCTTTGGATTATGCTCAATTCGGGGATTTATTTGTATTTTTTTCCCTCTTACGTAGCATGGAGGCTTTCGTGTTCCATTTCGATCACTTATATACTTCTCATCGAATTTGCCAAATTTTTTATTAACACAAAAGAGATTTCACTAACATTGCACCGTATCGTTCTCTTCTTGGAATCACTCTTACTATTTACCGCCATTTTATCCTTTATCGATATGACATTAGGTATATCGTTACTGGTTTATACAGGATTTGTGGTTCTGATTTTTCTCATTACTGCCATTGTTCTTTTTCTTTTTGTCCCAATAAAAAGGATAATAAAAATTTATTTGATGATTGTATTGCCCCTGCTAACTGCATTGTTTATTTATTTGCTAGCTTCCGCAAACATCATTCATGCAAATTATATGTTTCAATACTCCTACGTAGTCGGCTCCTTTATTGAACTAAACGGTTTCGCGTTGCTGACACTCTATTACCTGCTGAAAATGAAAAAAGAGAAAGAGTATGAAAAAAACGAATTGGACATCTTGCGAGAGAGGTATACCCAAGAGCTGGAAAAGGAGATCATAAAAAAAACTGAAGAGCTTTATGCTTCAAACCAAGTGTTGGAAAAAAATTTCCAATACCAAATCGCATTGATGCAAGAGATTCATCACAGGGTCAAAAACAATCTTCAGATGATTATCTCTATTATTTCATTGGAGCTGTTGAAGTCAAAATCCGAAGAGACCAACAGCATACTGAAAAATACGATCATTCGTATACAGTCCATCTCAACGATTCATGAAATGTTATACCGCTCATCGGATATTACCTCCATCTCTTTATCGGACTATACTCACAATCTGATACGCTCCGTCAGATCGATATTTGATGAGACGAATATGAAAATTTACATTTCCTGTAATGAACACACTGTCGGAATGCGTGACGCGATCAATCTGGGTCTTATTATTATCGAATTGGTTTCTAACTCGATCAAGCACAATAAAAATTCCGAGAACTTAAAAATATCCGTTAGGATAACTTATGTGGGATCAAAATTATCCCTCTTTGTCAAAGACAACGGCATCGGTTTTGATATCGATGCAACCGATTTATCCAAAAGTGTCGGAATCAATCTCATCGAATCGATTGCGAGTAGTTTTAACGACTCATACTATAGCTTTTGCCAAAGAAAAGGGACGCTGTTCGCACTTACATGTCGTTTCTAATGCTCAATACCCCTATTTACCAATAAATTCATTTGAATTTAAACCTATTCTAACGTTTTTCTAACGTTTATATGCCAAACTAATATTAGGTTATCCAGTTGCTTATAATTAAAATAAGATAAGCAGTTGAATACAGTGATCTTGAAAAAGTTGTTTCAATTACAATTGGACAATGTAGAAAAGGGAATG from Sulfuricurvum sp. harbors:
- a CDS encoding histidine kinase dimerization/phosphoacceptor domain -containing protein, whose protein sequence is MKIPISIQFILLYFILFPLYAYGDNTVKIDANTSSIESFNLDYGEKVNILSDINDQPIWKTIANRVHFIPKKNYWYKLSLQNDTPYVQARILLLSETNIEYVDLYSKKDTGFIKEASGATIGIDARPVNSHFIAFKVTLQPYETSTRYLHIQSLLPSFAEIWLLTDQDFDKYEKQALLIYVVYFGILLTTLIYSLIITVVLKEKILLVNTLYLFFSLLWIMLNSGIYLYFFPSYVAWRLSCSISITYILLIEFAKFFINTKEISLTLHRIVLFLESLLLFTAILSFIDMTLGISLLVYTGFVVLIFLITAIVLFLFVPIKRIIKIYLMIVLPLLTALFIYLLASANIIHANYMFQYSYVVGSFIELNGFALLTLYYLLKMKKEKEYEKNELDILRERYTQELEKEIIKKTEELYASNQVLEKNFQYQIALMQEIHHRVKNNLQMIISIISLELLKSKSEETNSILKNTIIRIQSISTIHEMLYRSSDITSISLSDYTHNLIRSVRSIFDETNMKIYISCNEHTVGMRDAINLGLIIIELVSNSIKHNKNSENLKISVRITYVGSKLSLFVKDNGIGFDIDATDLSKSVGINLIESIASSFNDSYYSFCQRKGTLFALTCRF